The DNA window GGCGTGGTGCGTCGGCGGCGCGGTGCGTGATGCGCTCCTCGGCATCGCGACGCTCGATTGGGACATCGCGACGTCGGCGCTCCCCGAGCAGGTGCAGAAGCTCTTCCGTCGCACGGTGCCGGTGGGCATCAAGTTCGGGACGGTCGGGGTGCTCGACCGCGCCGGCGTGCTGCACGAGGTCACGACCTTCCGGCACGACGTGGAGACCGACGGCCGGCATGCGGTCGTCCGCTTCGGCGCCTCGCTCGACGAGGACCTCGCGCGCCGCGACTTCACGATCAACGCCATCGCGGTGCACGCCGAGACGCTCGTGGTGCGGGACCCGTTCCACGGCCGCCGCGACCTCGAAGCGCGGATCGTGCGTTGCGTGGGGGAGGCCGCGGAGCGGATGCGCGAGGACCGCCTCCGCGCGCTGCGGGCGATCCGCTTCGCCGGACGGTTCGGCTTCGCGATCGATCCGGACACCTGGGCGGCGATCCGCGAGAGCGCGCCGCACCTGGGGCGCCTGTCGATGGAGCGTGTGAAGCAGGAACTCGAGAAGGTGATGGAGCAGGTCGCGCGCCCCGCGGCGACCCTCGAGCGCTACCGCGAGGCGGGCATCTTCGGTGCGCTCGTGCCGGCGCTCGCCGACGCGCCGCGCGAGCGCTTCGGCGCGATCGACCACCTCGGCCGCCCCGGGCTGCGCGGCCGACCCGACCGTCGCGCGCTGCGGCTGGCCGCGCTCTTCGTGCAGCCCGGCGTCGTCCCGGCGCGCGATCTCGAGCGCACGCTCAAGGCGCTCAAGTACAGCAATGTCGAAGCGCGCGCGACGTTCGCACTCGCGCAGGCCGCGGGCGCGCTCGGCGCGACGGTCGATCCTTCGCTGGACGGAGCGCCGCTGCGCCGCCTCGTGGCGACGGTGGGGCGACTCGACCTCCCCGCGCTCGCCCGGCTGCTCTGGGCGCACGCGGCC is part of the Gemmatimonadota bacterium genome and encodes:
- a CDS encoding CCA tRNA nucleotidyltransferase produces the protein MHETRLQPPSSIKEICRTLEAAGHEAWCVGGAVRDALLGIATLDWDIATSALPEQVQKLFRRTVPVGIKFGTVGVLDRAGVLHEVTTFRHDVETDGRHAVVRFGASLDEDLARRDFTINAIAVHAETLVVRDPFHGRRDLEARIVRCVGEAAERMREDRLRALRAIRFAGRFGFAIDPDTWAAIRESAPHLGRLSMERVKQELEKVMEQVARPAATLERYREAGIFGALVPALADAPRERFGAIDHLGRPGLRGRPDRRALRLAALFVQPGVVPARDLERTLKALKYSNVEARATFALAQAAGALGATVDPSLDGAPLRRLVATVGRLDLPALARLLWAHAAVAAEADEAAAAAAAEVAGVAGTIPAARRARRVRGIALYRRAMRMAWRDPLTLGDLAVDGDDLRAAGVGPGRVIGETLGRLLDVVIDDPTQNTRERLLAIAVLPPAAG